One Cucurbita pepo subsp. pepo cultivar mu-cu-16 chromosome LG11, ASM280686v2, whole genome shotgun sequence DNA window includes the following coding sequences:
- the LOC111805319 gene encoding uncharacterized protein LOC111805319 yields the protein MEDFSKYSHSPAHLAVIRRDYASLQCIVASLPRLAKAGEVNTEEESLSAELQADAVSAAIDRRDVPGRETPLHLAVRLRDPISAEILMGAGADWSLQNEYGWNALQEAVCTREETIAMIIARHYQPLAWAKWCRRLPRIIASAARIREFYMEITFHFESSVIPFIGRIAPSDTYRIWKRGSNLRADMTLAGFDGFRIQRSDQTFLFLGEGYSSEDGNVKLSPGSLIVLAHKEKEITNALEGAGVQPTEAEVAHEVTLMSQTNMYRPGIDVTQAELVPHLNWRRQERTEMVGNWKAKIYDMPHVMVSVKSRRVPGAMTDEELFAGDDEERLANGVENDEFDDVLTAEEKMQLDSALRMGNSDDVGEDEEHVACESQENGSVSSYTNSDPNGATKEKKSWFGWNKKSGKGSNDDPDDPKILKKVSKSAPEGANQKVVDPKKLGSELSSEDMGDAKKGKDKSNKKKKKKGITNESKHESEYKKGLRPVLWLTPDFTLKTDELLPVLDILANKVKAIRRLRELLTTKLPHGTFPVKVAIPIVPTIRVLVTFTKFEELHPVEEFATPLSSPAHFQDAKSKESEGSSSSSWISWMKGSRGGQSSDSDSNRYKDEIDPFHIPSDYTWVDANEKKRRMKAKKAKNKKPKKQAARGGNGGIQMSENVEE from the exons ATGGAAGATTTTTCGAAATACTCGCATAGTCCAGCTCATCTAGCTGTTATTCGTCGAGATTATGCCTCTCTCCAGTGCATTGTTGCATCCCTACCTCGGCTAGCGAAGGCCGGTGAGGTTAATACTGAAGAGGAATCTCTTTCTGCTGAGCTCCAAGCTGATGCTGTCTCTGCTGCTATTGATCGCCGTGATGTTCCTGGTCGGGAGACCCCTCTTCACCTTGCAGTACGGCTTCGAGACCCGATTTCAGCTGAAATTTTGATGGGAGCCGGTGCTGATTGGAGCCTTCAGAATGAGTATGGTTGGAATGCTCTCCAGGAAGCAGTCTGTACAAGAGAAGAAACAATAGCGATGATAATTGCTAGACACTACCAGCCTCTGGCTTGGGCAAAATGGTGTCGTAGGCTTCCTCGTATTATTGCTTCTGCTGCCCGAATTCGTGAATTTTACATGGAGATAACTTTTCATTTCGAGAGTTCTGTTATTCCTTTTATTGGACGAATCGCCCCATCAGATACTTATCGCATTTGGAAGCGTGGTTCTAATCTCCGAGCTGATATGACCCTTGCTGGTTTCGATGGTTTTCGAATTCAACGTTCTGATCAAACATTTCTCTTTCTAGGTGAGGGTTACAGTTCAGAGGATGGTAATGTGAAGCTATCTCCAGGTTCATTGATTGTTCTTGCTCATAAGGAGAAGGAAATTACAAATGCTTTAGAAGGAGCTGGTGTTCAACCAACAGAAGCAGAAGTTGCCCATGAAGTGACCCTTATGTCGCAGACAAATATGTATAGGCCAGGCATTGATGTTACTCAAGCAGAGCTTGTTCCCCATCTAAATTGGAGACGCCAGGAGAGGACTGAGATGGTCGGAAATTGGAAGGCGAAAATATACGATATGCCTCATGTGATGGTGAGTGTGAAGTCAAGGCGGGTACCTGGAGCTATGACCGATGAGGAGCTATTTGCTGGTGATGACGAAGAAAGGTTAGCCAATGGTGTtgaaaatgatgagtttgaTGATGTATTGACTGCAGAAGAGAAAATGCAGTTGGATTCCGCGCTTCGAATGGGAAACTCTGATGATGTGGGTGAGGATGAGGAGCATGTTGCCTGTGAAAGCCAAGAAAATGGTTCAGTAAGTTCATATACAAACTCTGACCCAAATGGTGCTACTAAGGAGAAGAAGAGTTGGTTTGGTTGGAACAAGAAGAGTGGCAAGGGAAGTAACGATGATCCTGATGATCcaaagattttgaagaaagtttcaaaatcagCTCCGGAAGGTGCCAATCAAAAAGTAGTTGATCCTAAAAAATTGGGTTCTGAATTATCCTCAGAAGATATGGGGGATgcaaagaagggaaaagataaaagcaataagaagaaaaagaagaaaggaatcACCAATGAATCTAAGCATGAAAGTGAGTATAAAAAGGGTTTAAGACCAGTCTTATGGTTGACACCAGATTTTACCTTAAAAACAGACGAGCTTCTGCCTGTTCTTGACATCCTAGCCAACAAGGTAAAAGCTATCAGGAGACTAAGAGAGCTTTTAACAACCAAACTGCCTCATGGCACATTTCCAGTGAAG GTTGCCATTCCCATTGTCCCAACTATTAGAGTACTTGTTACTTTCACAAAATTTGAGGAGCTTCATCCGGTTGAAGAATTTGCAACCCCACTGTCAAGTCCAGCACATTTCCAGGATGCCAAGTCCAAGGAATCAGAGGGatcctcatcatcatcatggaTTTCATGGATGAAAGGAAGCCGAGGCGGGCAATCCAGCGACAGCGACAGCAATCGGTATAAAGATGAAATCGACCCATTTCACATACCATCCGATTACACATGGGTCGATGCCAACGAGAAGAAACGCCGcatgaaagcaaagaaagcAAAGAACAAGAAGCCTAAGAAACAAGCTGCTAGGGGCGGAAATGGAGGAATTCAAATGAGTGAGAACGTAGAAGAGTAA
- the LOC111805694 gene encoding uncharacterized protein LOC111805694: MRCFRSCFGRLKRRKPRKSAVGISPPNHIVNASEGVRESEKAKEVADASLINLNKNSLEKREEQIDLRHTIEKVHPIVENVKVVRTKNVENNLDKIKKKEKSGMEYDESRRSSTISNAFSLPLNHRYSNYQNSDDEEYVVNGGCFDEKERKHDAGDGNRKIKLLSKQVSSDSLFSLSMGSTRYFLASEAGENEVYSPVPSRCSNIRPDNASLDENVDFVRNPIENDTRSLNAAKVMAQPPVDHPEKENTNHLDKDSDVLISPEPTFCSMRKLKEDGSNRKHVEGKITVNTSLSNWLVESETTPKSVGNSSSIGNSPMWSSSARSYEDRPILGALTLEELRQFSAFSTQAQYRSRSPEEIPIIGTVGRYWSHTEEYADSIARSSCSGSTKTKKKLREDERVNCNSTPFLERLDTALASNSPEV, translated from the exons ATGCGCTGCTTTCGATCTTGTTTTGGTCGATTGAAGCGCCGAAAACCGAGAAAGTCTGCCGTCGGAATTTCCCCTCCAAATCAT ATTGTTAATGCTTCTGAAGGTGTTCGTGAATCGGAAAAAGCGAAGGAAGTGGCTGATGCTTCGTTGATTAACCTAAATAAGAATTCTCT AGAGAAACGTGAAGAGCAGATTGATCTGCGTCACACAATTGAAAAAGTACACCCAATTGTTGAGAATGTAAAGGTGGTTCGTACTAAGaatgttgaaaataatttggataagattaagaaaaaggagaagagtGGAATGGAATATGATGAATCAAGAAGAAGCTCAACTATATCAAATGCATTTTCCTTACCTCTCAATCATAGGTATTCAAATTACCAAAACAGTGATGATGAAGAATATGTAGTAAATGGGGGCTGTTTCGATGAAAAAGAACGAAAACATGATGCTGGTGATGGgaatagaaaaattaagttattaaGTAAGCAAGTATcttcagattctctcttttctttgtcaaTGGGTTCAACAAGATACTTTCTTGCATCTGAAGCTGGAGAGAATGAGGTTTACAGTCCGGTTCCAAGCCGTTGTTCTAATATTCGACCTGACAATGCTTCATTGGACGAGAATGTTGATTTTGTTCGTAACCCAATTGAGAATGATACTCGTTCTTTGAATGCTGCAAAAGTGATGGCACAACCTCCAGTTGATCATCCAGAAAAGGAGAATACTAATCATTTAGACAAAGATTCTGATGTTCTCATCAGTCCGGAACCTACTTTTTGTTCAATGAGAAAGTTGAAAGAAGACGGTAGCAATAGAAAGCATGTCGAGGGCAAGATTACGGTCAATACCAGCCTTTCAAACTGGTTGGTTGAATCTGAAACCACACCAAAATCCGTTGGTAATTCTAGCTCTATTGGAAACTCACCTATGTGGTCAAGTTCAGCCAGAAGCTATGAAGATAGGCCAATTTTAGGAGCATTGACTCTTGAAGAGCTTAGACAGTTCTCTGCATTTTCGACTCAGGCGCAATATAGGAGTCGGAGTCCTGAGGAGATCCCCATTATAGGCACTGTTGGGAGGTACTGGAGTCATACGGAAGAGTATGCAGATTCCATTGCACGCTCCTCTTGTTCGGGATCGAcgaaaacgaagaagaaacTCAGAGAG GATGAGAGGGTCAACTGCAATTCGACCCCATTTCTAGAAAGGTTGGACACGGCTTTGGCATCAAACTCTCCTGAAGTTTAG